The Polypterus senegalus isolate Bchr_013 chromosome 1, ASM1683550v1, whole genome shotgun sequence genome includes a window with the following:
- the LOC120516448 gene encoding NAD-dependent protein deacetylase sirtuin-3-like isoform X2 has protein sequence MASASYWLAQVACRQLSSAIVPQQCARCLCPSPDARRTAWHGWRPLSTSPSKCHLFGKSSEPQTLDDVVSLLKRGDCKRVIVMAGAGISTPSGIPDFRSPGSGLYDNLQQYDIPYPEAIFDIHYFHQNPRPFFTLAKELYPGNYLPNSAHYFVRLLHMKGLLQRMYTQNIDGLERLAGVPPDKLVEAHGTFASATCTTCQKSYAGEDLKADIFADRIPKCATCRGVIKPDIVFFGEELPQRFLLFLTDFPLADLLIIMGTSLEVEPFASLAGSVRSSVTRVLINRDAVGPFASPSCRFNDVLELGDVIGGVEKCVDKLGWKAELDALMAAEIKKLKN, from the exons ATGGCATCAGCGTCTTATTGGCTGGCACAAG TGGCCTGCCGGCAGTTGAGTTCGGCCATCGTCCCTCAGCAGTGTGCCCGGTGTCTGTGCCCGAGTCCTGATGCCCGGAGGACGGCCTGGCATGGCTG GAGACCCCTCTCAACGAGCCCCTCCAAGTGCCACTTATTCGGGAAGTCCTCGGAGCCCCAGACTTTGGATGACGTGGTGAGCCTCTTAAAACGCGGGGACTGCAAAAGGGTCATCGTGATGGCGGGCGCTGGCATTAGCACCCCGAGTGGAATCCCGGACTTCAG GTCCCCTGGCAGCGGCTTATATGACAACCTTCAGCAGTACGACATCCCGTACCCCGAGGCCATCTTCGACATTCACTACTTTCATCAGAACCCCAGGCCCTTCTTCACCCTGGCAAAGGAGCTTTACCCGGGCAACTACCTGCCCAACAGCGCCCACTACTTCGTCCGACTCCTGCACATGAAGGGGCTGCTGCAGCGCATGTACACCCAGAACATCGACGGACTCGAGCGAC TGGCCGGCGTGCCCCCAGACAAACTGGTCGAGGCCCACGGGACGTTTGCTTCAGCCACCTGCACCACGTGCCAAAAGTCGTACGCTGGAGAAGACCTGAAG GCTGACATCTTTGCGGACCGCATCCCGAAGTGCGCCACCTGCAGAGGGGTCATCAAGCCGGACATCGTGTTCTTCGGAGAGGAGCTCCCCCAGCGCTTCCTGCTCTTTCTGACCGACTTCCCCTTGGCTGACCTGCTTATCAtcatgggcacatccctggag GTTGAACCTTTCGCCAGCCTAGCGGGTTCGGTGCGGAGCTCTGTCACCCGTGTCCTCATCAATCGGGACGCCGTCGGACCCTTCGCCTCGCCCTCATGCCGCTTTAACGACGTGCTGGAGCTGGGAGACGTGATCGGCGGCGTGGAGAAGTGCGTCGACAAGCTGGGCTGGAAGGCCGAACTCGACGCGTTGATGGCGGCTGAAATCAAGAAG CTCAAGAACTAA
- the LOC120516448 gene encoding NAD-dependent protein deacetylase sirtuin-3-like isoform X1, whose translation MASLVLCVLPAARQRTSALLTSFGGVTSKVACRQLSSAIVPQQCARCLCPSPDARRTAWHGWRPLSTSPSKCHLFGKSSEPQTLDDVVSLLKRGDCKRVIVMAGAGISTPSGIPDFRSPGSGLYDNLQQYDIPYPEAIFDIHYFHQNPRPFFTLAKELYPGNYLPNSAHYFVRLLHMKGLLQRMYTQNIDGLERLAGVPPDKLVEAHGTFASATCTTCQKSYAGEDLKADIFADRIPKCATCRGVIKPDIVFFGEELPQRFLLFLTDFPLADLLIIMGTSLEVEPFASLAGSVRSSVTRVLINRDAVGPFASPSCRFNDVLELGDVIGGVEKCVDKLGWKAELDALMAAEIKKLKN comes from the exons ATGGCGTCTCTCGTTCTCTGCGTGTTGCCAGCCGCTCGGCAGCGGACATCCGCGCTGCTCACAAGCTTCGGTGGGGTCACGTCGAAAG TGGCCTGCCGGCAGTTGAGTTCGGCCATCGTCCCTCAGCAGTGTGCCCGGTGTCTGTGCCCGAGTCCTGATGCCCGGAGGACGGCCTGGCATGGCTG GAGACCCCTCTCAACGAGCCCCTCCAAGTGCCACTTATTCGGGAAGTCCTCGGAGCCCCAGACTTTGGATGACGTGGTGAGCCTCTTAAAACGCGGGGACTGCAAAAGGGTCATCGTGATGGCGGGCGCTGGCATTAGCACCCCGAGTGGAATCCCGGACTTCAG GTCCCCTGGCAGCGGCTTATATGACAACCTTCAGCAGTACGACATCCCGTACCCCGAGGCCATCTTCGACATTCACTACTTTCATCAGAACCCCAGGCCCTTCTTCACCCTGGCAAAGGAGCTTTACCCGGGCAACTACCTGCCCAACAGCGCCCACTACTTCGTCCGACTCCTGCACATGAAGGGGCTGCTGCAGCGCATGTACACCCAGAACATCGACGGACTCGAGCGAC TGGCCGGCGTGCCCCCAGACAAACTGGTCGAGGCCCACGGGACGTTTGCTTCAGCCACCTGCACCACGTGCCAAAAGTCGTACGCTGGAGAAGACCTGAAG GCTGACATCTTTGCGGACCGCATCCCGAAGTGCGCCACCTGCAGAGGGGTCATCAAGCCGGACATCGTGTTCTTCGGAGAGGAGCTCCCCCAGCGCTTCCTGCTCTTTCTGACCGACTTCCCCTTGGCTGACCTGCTTATCAtcatgggcacatccctggag GTTGAACCTTTCGCCAGCCTAGCGGGTTCGGTGCGGAGCTCTGTCACCCGTGTCCTCATCAATCGGGACGCCGTCGGACCCTTCGCCTCGCCCTCATGCCGCTTTAACGACGTGCTGGAGCTGGGAGACGTGATCGGCGGCGTGGAGAAGTGCGTCGACAAGCTGGGCTGGAAGGCCGAACTCGACGCGTTGATGGCGGCTGAAATCAAGAAG CTCAAGAACTAA